tattaaaataaaaattttttaaaaattatagctcTTGGATTCCAAACTCATATGCCACCGATCTCCAAACCTTGTGGGTTTTGGAACACACGtactgagtgtgtgtgcacgcacagtGAAGGGTGTGAACTGGATGCTAGCACCTACTGAGAAATCaaggaaaggaaaactgaagccaAACCCCAGGATCGCAGGGAAGTTTTCTAGATGTTCAGTCCAGTCCAGGACTTATGAAGTTTCTGGGGGACTGTCATGCAGGGAGACCCAAACCAGTCTCAGGGAATCCTCTCTACAAACAAACACTATTATGctgataacatttttagttgtgggatttttaaatatataaagaaatctttaGAAGATACTCCTTTTGCTTTTGTAGCTCCTATTGTATGTAAAAAGTCCTGTTTCTCCCCCCAAGAATTGGGGTTTCCACAGACAGCGTTAACAAATAAATAACTTATAACTGCTTGTCACCTTCTTTCTTCAGTCGACTGCAAAGAAAAAATAGTACTATTCAGTCATCAGGCCTAGGCAGGTGAGATCCGGTGGGACCAGCAAGCAGCTTGGGGTCCAGATGCCCCGAGAGCACTCCCACGCAGCCGACCCCCCGACCaccctctccttgggcctccctccCATCAAGAAGGTGCTGTGGAAGCCTCCTGTAGGCCAAGAGAACAGGGCCCACAGAGCAACGGGGAGAAAACTGGCGCTTGCCCACACAGGAAGAGTGCAGTGGACCCAGCCAGAAAGGGTGTCCGTGAGCCTGCGTCAGTGGCCCCCAGGCGGGGTCTGTGGGAGCCTGCGCTCAGCCCCTCCCGCCTCACCTGTAATAATCCTCCTGACTCGGTAGGTGGCCGCCATGCATGTGGGGGTGTCCGTGCAGCCACTGCTGCTCCATGGCCAGTCTCTGCAGCTCGGCTGACTGGGCATGCATGGCCTGCAGCTGGTGGGCCGCTGACATGGGGGGCGGGATGGCCCCAGGCAGGTCTCGGGGGTAGGGGGTGCCTGCCGAATACAAAACCACCTCTGATACAGAAAGGCCAGGGGAGTGGGCCAAGGAGAAGGCCGGCAAGGAGGTCAGGTCGGAGGAGAGCCTCcccagaggaggggcagggggccacTCATCAAGGACCCTTAGAGCAGGGGGGTCCCCCAGAGCAGAGAGGAGGCCCGAGCACAGCCCCTAGGGGCTCCCCTTCTTCCTCAGGCCCCAGCCATGTGTCCTCAGAGCAGCCTTCCTGAACCTCAGTTTACAATCAGTGCCTGTCACTTCTGCACCGTTCACCCATTGTCTCACTGGTTGTTACGCATTCATTGTCACCCCTACCTACTCCCCTGCTCCCACTCCGGTGCTGAGGGCATTAGCCTGCCTGGTCCCCAAGTGGATTCCAGGCACACAGaagggagggcaggaaggaaggatgaACGGGGACAACAAACCAGACCACCAACCCAGCTCTCATACTGGACCCCTCCTTCGCCGGGCATGTTCTTACCAAAGACTGGATGACGCAGCATCTCATGCTCATGGGGGGGCTGTCCAAGcagagggttggggagggtgccGGGCGGGTAGGGGAAGCGAGCCAGGTGAGGGCCAGCAGTCAGGGGGTCCACCAGTGGGTGAACTGGGCCTGCTGAACCTGGAAAGAGGGGCAGAAGGCCAGATGGTGGTGGTGTGGGGCTGTGGGGCTCTCTGGACCTTTGCCTGCCTTGGCTGTAATACCTGTGacttcccacagctggctcctgGTCACCTGGGCCACCAATAATCCTGACCTGAAGTGCCACCCACCCCACACATACCTGCAGTGGGGCTCCAGAAAATAAGGAGCGAGTGAAGAGCAGGTGTTTACACGCTCATCTCCACCTCCTATTCCTGGCGCCACCGGCAGGCAGGGTGTCCCCACCCAACTTTACTGAAGACCCTGGATCAGCAGGGCCCATCCCACACCTGTTAGGTTCACAGGGACCCAGGGCCCTTGCAGGCTTTCCCACCCAGTGTTTCCCACCACAGCTGCTGGATGGGTGGCACCCTGGCCCCATGGCTGTCTCTCTGCTTCACCCGCGGAACCCCCAGAAGGCTGCCAGCAGTGGCCTAGGCCCCGCCCTCCTCCCGAGCGCACCTCTGGGCTCCACCTGTAGCAGTCAGCTGCCCTCTGCTGCCTTGGCTGCCAGAGGGCAGTGCTGTCCCGCCTCAGGCCCTTTGAACTTGCTCTCCCCTCCATCTGCAGGCTTCTCCCAGTTCCCAGTGACCTTGTCCTTTCACCCCCTTCAAGTCTGCTCAAAAGCCACCTTCTTGGTGGCTTCCCACAGCCTCTATATCTGCAACTCGGCCCCCACACTGGTTCCCTCTCTGCTTAGTTTTCCTCCAGGACACTGGCCTCTTTTCACAGATGTGGTTGCTGACTGCCTCCCAGATGTGGAAAGTAAACACAGAGAGGGTGTTGCCAGCATCTATAATGTGCCTGGCACACTGCaggtattcagtaaatacttgtcaCCTGGGTGACTGTTGCGTGACCCAATGGCTGCCTCTCCTCGGCAGGCACTGAAGCACATCTGCTGGGGACACCTCCTATGGCCCACACTGGGAGGTATCAAAGTTCCAGGTGCCAGGGCCATGGGGTGAAGGTGGCAGCTCCCTGGCTTCCCTGGGAGCCCCTGCCTGCAGGCTCCTATGTCAGGGCTGGGTACCCAAGGGAGGAGGAACGGGGCTGCCCTCCACCCCAGGCTCTGCTATACTGGTGGTCCCCGGTGCCGGCCTGGAGGTCAGCGAGTGTGGAGTCCTGCATAGGGGCTGCACACTCACCCTCCAGGGGAGGGTCCTGGCCTGAGGCGGCCCCTCGGCAGGACTTCAGGGGCTCTCATTCCCAGAGGGACAGGCCTAGGCAGCCCTGGCAGGTGAGCCAGCTCAAAACCTGCAGAAGCCCGAGCCCCTTTCCCCAAGGGGGAACAGAGGACTGACTGTCGGCTCTCCCCCCAGTGGCCTGGAGCCTCCCTCTGGCTCCCCACGGCCCCTGGGGTCCCCATGGCCCATAGGACCGTCGGCTCTTCCCCCAGTGGCCTGGAGCCTCCCTCTGGGTCCCCACGGCCATGTCCTGCTCTCAGGGCCGGCCTCCTGCCTTGCACCCACCCCAGGGAGCACAGGCCACTCTCCCCCATCCCCTGCTCACTCCAACCCCAACAAAGGGCCAGGAACAGGAGCTCCCCTTTGTCCAGGAGGCCACAAGCAATGGCACCGGGTGACCTGGCTTCCTGGGACCTGGCAGCTCTGGTGAGCTGAGGAGCTGAGCAGGGACAAAGGCGGCCCGTGCCAGCCAGAGAGCGTGGCTCCCTGTCGGGCCCCGGGCTGGTGGGCGCACCTTGGTGGAGTGGGTCCTGCTGGTGCAGGTGCAGGTGGGAGTGGATGTGCGAGTGCTGATGGTGGTGCGGTGTCACGTTGAACATCTGCAGCCGCGCTAGCGGGTCGCCGGTCAGCGACGCCATGCGCTCAGCATGAATGCGCTCGGCCGCCAGTCTATCAGGGTAGCTCATTTCAGGTCGCAGCTGCGGGCCCGCCAGGGCCAGTCTCTCCCTCTCCAGGGGGTTCAGGCCCGGGTGGAAAGCAGCAAAAGGGTGGGGGCCCGCGGTGGGGGGCATGGTGAGGGCGCTGTGCCTAGCGAAATGCTCCATAGGGTTGGTGGCAGGATGCAGGGGGTCCAGCTCTGGGGGCTTCACCTCGAAGCCCGGCTTCATCCTCTCCCGCAATTCCCGCTCCCGGATCTCGCGCTCTCGGATCTCACGCTCCCGGAGCTCACGCTCGCGGATGGTGGGGTCGACGTTGTAGAGGCCGGGCATGTGGTAGGCCAGCAGGGGGTCGGTGGGGTTGAGGGGCATGTAGAAGGGGTGGTTACGGTTGGTGGGTGACATGACGTGGGGCCGGGCGTACTCGCTCAGAGTCCGGAGGGCAGGCGTGTCGGGTCCTATGTATGGGGGCACAGCGGCAATCGTGGTTGGTGGTGGCTCGAAGGACGGCCGCATGTGGCCGGGACCACTGAGCTGGGGGTCGCTGAGGCGGCCTTCGTGTACCGAGCCGGACGCCTTCTGCTAAAGGAGGGGAGAGTGTGAGGGGTGGACGCCCAGCGGCTCCCAGtctgagcccagcccagcccagcccactggctcccTCCACCCCAACACTGAGACACAGCCCAGCCGTGGCCCAAGACAGGCCTGGGCCTGGCACAAGACCCCCTTGGGTCTAGACCCTCCTGGTGCCCTACAGGATGTGTGCATCCGTGAGACCAGGGTGACCCGTGTGCCGCCTCGGCTGCCTCCAAGAGGGCGGGGGCTGCCCAAGCCAGACGCGGCTCCGACCCAGCCACGAGCGTGCCAGGGGGGGCCGGGGGGCCAGGGGGGCCAGGGCGGCCTGGCCGGGCCCCGACTCACGGCCGCTCTTTCAGCCTCGCGCTCGCGCTCGcgctccttctccttctccttctcgcGCTCGCGCTCCTCTCGTGCTTTCTGCTCGGCCTCCCGTTTGGCTTTCTCAACGGCCTCCTCCCTCTTCTTGGCCAGTTTGGACCCCGCCAGGGGCATGAAATACAGGTCTGCACGTGCACACGAGTTGTAACCCCGGTCCAGGTGTTTGTAGAACCTAAAAAAGGCCACACCTCTCGCTGGGGGCCCTGGGAGGCCTCAGCCCGTCTCCGCTGCCCAGCCCATCCTTCCCCGGCTGCACCCAGATGCCTGGGAACCCGATACCTGGCGGACTGGCTGGCATGGCTGGGGGTGTCCACCACAGTAGGTTCAGGGGATGGGCTTCTGGGTAGGGGAGGGGGGCTCTCGGGCTCCTCAGCATCATCCAGAGCCTCCTCCTTGATCTGCACAGTGGGGAGTGGGCAGGCTGTCCCCCCAGGCATGCTGCCTCccgaagaaacagcagcagagcaGGGTGGTGGGGCAGAGGGACCAGATCCCGCAGGTGGGGTGGAAGTGGAAGGGCAAGTAGGAGGGGTGATGGGAGGAGGGCCCCCAGGAACAAAGGGGTGCTGAGCAAAGGGGGGCTGTGGGGGCCCTGGGTGGAGACCTGCGGGGCCATGGGCGGCAGCTGGGGGCAGGCTCTGGCTCTGGGTCAGCAcagggggctgggcaggggaggagggcagtggcTGGCTCTGcggcatgagctgcaggggagggGGGTGGGCCGAGGGCGGGTGGTGCGTGGACAGTGAGCTCAGGGGCTTCAGTGCTGGAGGGGGCGGAAGGTTGGCATTCATGGAGAAGGGTGAGGgccctgagaggtgaggcgggTGCTTGTGGGCCTGTGGTGCGGGCAGCTGGGGGATGGGCGTGGTGGGTGGGGGCTTGATGTGTGGCATGGCCAAGGGTGCTGGTGGCAGGGGCTGCTCCCGGGGGGGCTGCTGGGGCTGCAAGGCTGATTGGGTGGCGGGGGGCTGCAGGGAGGCATGAGGGTGAGCCGTCGCCTGGGAGGCAGCGGGAGGGAGGCCAAAAGGCTGAGAGGGGCCTGGGTGCTGCAGCAGGGGCTGTAGGCTGTGAGGGCCGGGTGGGCCCTGGCTGTGCAGCGGGGGCTGACTGTGGGGCGGGCCAGAGGTCTGCCCAGCAGACCCAGTCAGAGGCTGCAGCGGGGCATGCGGTGAGGGCAGCCGCTGTGGGTGCAGGGTGGGTGCCTGCTGGATGTGGGTATGGGGAGCTGCTGGGGCCTGTGGCTGGCTGGGGgtctgggaggcagagggggagCCCTGTGGAGGGCCTGCAGAGGCCGAGGCCAGGGGCCCAGGCGTGGGGAGCTGGGAGGCTCCCGGGGCGGCGGTGGAAGGGGCTGGAGCAGCTGCATTGGGGgcctgcagggctgggggctgcgCCTGCAGCATCTGCTGCTGGGCGGAGGAGTCCGAGTCACTCTCGTTGTCCTGTGGGCTGGGGATGCTGGGGGACGTGCTGCGATTGTCCTGGTCAATGTCTTTGGGGTCACTGCTGCCCTCATCGTTGACGCTGCGGCTGTCCGAACTCTCTCCTTCGCCTTCGGATGGTGAGTTGGGCCGGCTGATCTCCTAGGGCCAGAGGAGGGAGGAATGGAAGCTCTCGAAGAGCAGGGGCTCCCCTGACCCTGTGTGGCTAGCACCTGGCCTGCCGATGAGGCAGCAAACCTGACCTCAGGGACCACAggtcctgccctgccctggccatGCCAGGCCCCTCCCTGGGAGACAGCGCATTGCTAGCCCCTAGGGAGGATCTGGGCTGTGGGCTTCTCAAGGCACGTCAGGTGCCAGGTAGTCAGTGTGGCTCAGCAGCAAACCTCACCTGGGTCTTTGTCTTCTTGGAGCTGGTCCTGTCGGCCTCCTCAGTGTCAGAGGCCACCTTCTCCCGCTGGCGCTTGGTGCTCTTAAGAGGGGATGAGGCTTCCTCTTTTACCTTCTGCAACAGGGAAGCCCGTGCAGAGCATCAGGCCAAGGGAAGGTGTCCCATCAGCCTCAGGGGGGAATGACTGATCGCTGGCACCTTTCTCCCACAGTCTGAGCTCTATCTCCAGAAGCAAGCAAGCTCTGGGCGGGGCCAGCTGGGGCCAAGAAGGAACAAGCATCTGGGCATGGGAATAACTTGGCACTGGGGGTAGGGAGTCTCTCTAATCACCCCACCCTCTGCCTCTATGGCCTTGGGGAACTTAAGGCAGAGCAGCGGCCTCCAAAGCTGGGAGCTGCCTTCGGCTTCCCTTCTCCAGGTTCAAGCCCGCAGCCCCAGGCCAGGGCAATGCTGGTGCCCAGGAAGGCTCCACGAACAAATGACCTGCAGCCCATGTCCAAGGGAGCGGAATACCCACTCCAGCAACCCGGGTTTTGATGGGAGggtggggctgagcagctcctacTACCCAGCCCCGGACCCTCaccttggctgacttcttcaccGTCTCTGCTTTACTGTCATTGCTGGAGGTGCTGGCAGCACTGGGGGAGTTCCGGCCACTGGAGCGTATGTCTTCATTGATGGGCGAGGTGTGACCATCGGGGCTGGCTGGCTGCTTCTTTCGACCACTGCGCAGTGTAGACATCTGCCTCCCCAAAACCAGAGACTGGTGAAATTGGACCCAGTTCCCACGTGAGCCGCCTGAACCCAGCACGCACATAGCAACCTCAAGAGCAGTCCCCACCAGGAGCCAGCCTTGTGTCAAATCCCAGCCCCTGGGCACCTGAACAATGGGCAGCCCTGGCTATCCATCGTGGCACAGGGTGAATGAGGGAGGAGGAGTGAAAGATGGGTTCACATGTTTTGAAAAGAGAGAAATTCTCAACTTAAACCCCAAACACTCAAATTCAGGGACTGTCCCGAATGACGTGGACCGGGCATAAGTGAGGCTTTCCAAAAGGCAGCAGGCAGGGGTCTGCTCTGCCAAGTTCTCCAGAGAACAGCCACACACAGAAGTCAGCGTTACATCACCTCATCGTCTGCTTATTCCATTTGACTTCCCACTCTCCCGACCAAACCCAACGAGTGTCAACCGACAGGATGGGAAGTGACCCAGAGAGCTGCCAAATAATGAAGCTCAGCTCCTGAAGCCACCAAGCACTTGAGCATGTTTCTGTAAGGCCACAGGGGCTCAGAAGAGATGGCGATACAATGATTCACACTGGTCCTCCATCCGCTCCCCTTTGCACAAGCAACAGCTGGATGGCCAGGACCCCAGGGCCAGAGGAAGATGGATGGTGCTATCTACCTGCCTGGAAGGGCCACTGGGGAGGTCAGCACTGTGGGAAAAGACCCTGGTGGTACCCTCAAGCCCCAACCTGGAAATTTTTGTTCCCAAAGGTCCCTGCCACATTCCCAATTTGGGAAACAAAGTCTCTTAATGGAAGGGGCTACACAATGAGTAGAAAAATGTACCTAAAGTTCTGAAAACGACATCAAATACATGAAAAACCTGCGAGCTTCAAACAGCAGAGATCTGCCACACTAGAGTGACTGGTTCATGGGCCAGAGGAGGGTGTGAAGGCCTTGGAGAGCCTGCACTGACCCAGAAACCAAGACTGAAGGGCCCTCTGTTAAAATCAGCTCAGGACGTGCACCCCACTGACTCCTCCAGggggaggccagggagggagacagcagAGGCCCTTCCCAGCCCCACAAGCAAAGCTAATGCTTCTGCACAAATCCCTGCACCCGAAGGGGTCTGGTTCTTGACCTAAACTAAAATACTCCCTGTCCCCCTCCTGGAGGACCCAGGCCCCCAAGCATCCAGGTAACCTGAAGACGTGGTCAGAGCCCGAGGCTCCAGTCACCTAGTGGCAGGGACTCACCGAGCCACGACTCCGCCGCGTCCTCATGCTATGTTTCCCACTGAGCCCATCATCTTCCTCTTTGACAGGTTTGAACATAAATGGAGGGGGGTCCACAGGCTTCTCGATGGGGGGGAGCTCGCCGTATTTCTTGAAGTGAATTCGACAGTCTGTGCACAGCAGGATATTCTCCCTGCCCCCGTGGTGCCAGTCTTTGGAGGCTATGTGAGGGAAGGGGCAGTTGGCAGTGGGTATCCACCTTGAAAACCAGCATCCTTGGGGACATCCAAGCAGGGCTCCTTCCCCAGGCTCAGCCAACCCTGCTGCCACAAGAACCATGCAGCACTGGGCTCGGACAGACACCCACTACTCAGACAGCTTGGGTGCTGCCGACTCCCGGCTTGCTCCCAGGGTGGGGATGGCCTTCAGGTCTACCCACCATCCGCACCTCACCTCAGGGTGCCCAGAAGGAGCAGGCAGCATGCTCCCAGAAAACCCACGTGCCACCCATGCCACCCCAACCCCTGGACCTTGAGCAAATCTGTCCTACCCACTGGTCAGCACTCCATACCTACTGCAGAACAGGGCAGTGGAGTAAAATAAGCATTTTCACTTTTCTCAAGCAACCAGGAAGCACAATACAAACGCCACATCAGTTACTGCCCTAGCAGGTGTCCAATTCAATTCCTGAAATGTTCAGAACCCAGGAGGGCCTGAGCCTGGCCTGCTCGAGGAACGCCTACCACCCCAAGCCCCACTTACTGGTGGTGAAGCAGTGGCGGCAGGCGTAGCCCTTCAGCTCCTGCTCGCTGTCCTCACTGTCGAAGTCATCCTCGCTGGCTGAACTCAGGTCCACTGCGCATGGTGGGCatacagtgggggtgggggagaagccaTCACGCTTGGCCAACACTCAGGTCACATGACCTCAGCCTGCCCCAGGCTCTGAGCCACCTCTCAGCGTGGCCcagaagctgaggcagacagtGTCCATGAAAGACCACTCTGAATTCCTCAAGGGCCTGCCATGCCAGATTCTGGGGGGCTGATGTCACACCTGAATCCTAGGGTGGCTGGCATTGATGCCCACAACTGGGGCAACTGAAAAGGGCAAAGTGCATCCATGATGCCCTCCCTGACATACCCGAGCTTCTTGAGGAACTCCCTCTCCACCAAGTCCCACCCATGCAAGCCCTACCAGATCTTTCCTGTTTGCATGCGCAACATACAGGTGCTCAGGTCAAGTGCCCTGGGCCAGGACACAACCAAAGGCACCAATTTAAGTTTTTAAGGGTTAAGAAAGTATGGGCTTCGCTGTCATATTAGATTGCATGTCATACTGGGACCCACAGGGGCATCTTGGTAAAGCAGGAAAAAATGTTAGCCTGATCTTACTGCTACCACAATACAAGTGCAGCAAGAACCCAAACGGCACCACCACTAAGTGGAAACCCTCATTTGAAGTTATCAAAAGCATCTCAGTCCAAGGCCAAgacttacatttttataaaaaattataataaattcagAGTACTGCATACATTTGAACATTCAAATAATGTGTAAAACCCTCCCTAACCAATTCCCCAAGTCAGTGTGACATTTAGGACAAGCTTCACACACGTGCACACGGCACAGTGTGCACACTCTCCTGGGTGGTCGGCTCCAGCCCACACTGTGACAAGGACACCTGTCTGTGCAGG
The sequence above is a segment of the Manis pentadactyla isolate mManPen7 chromosome 4, mManPen7.hap1, whole genome shotgun sequence genome. Coding sequences within it:
- the RERE gene encoding arginine-glutamic acid dipeptide repeats protein isoform X7 is translated as MPGVNDCDLLMYLRAARSMAAFAGMCDGGSTEDGCVAASRDDTTLNALNTLHESGYDAGKALQRLVKKPVPKLIEKCWTEDEVKRFVKGLRQYGKNFFRIRKELLPNKETGELITFYYYWKKTPEAASSRAHRRHRRQAVFRRIKTRTASTPVNTPSRPPSSEFLDLSSASEDDFDSEDSEQELKGYACRHCFTTTSKDWHHGGRENILLCTDCRIHFKKYGELPPIEKPVDPPPFMFKPVKEEDDGLSGKHSMRTRRSRGSSLVLGRQMSTLRSGRKKQPASPDGHTSPINEDIRSSGRNSPSAASTSSNDSKAETVKKSAKKVKEEASSPLKSTKRQREKVASDTEEADRTSSKKTKTQEISRPNSPSEGEGESSDSRSVNDEGSSDPKDIDQDNRSTSPSIPSPQDNESDSDSSAQQQMLQAQPPALQAPNAAAPAPSTAAPGASQLPTPGPLASASAGPPQGSPSASQTPSQPQAPAAPHTHIQQAPTLHPQRLPSPHAPLQPLTGSAGQTSGPPHSQPPLHSQGPPGPHSLQPLLQHPGPSQPFGLPPAASQATAHPHASLQPPATQSALQPQQPPREQPLPPAPLAMPHIKPPPTTPIPQLPAPQAHKHPPHLSGPSPFSMNANLPPPPALKPLSSLSTHHPPSAHPPPLQLMPQSQPLPSSPAQPPVLTQSQSLPPAAAHGPAGLHPGPPQPPFAQHPFVPGGPPPITPPTCPSTSTPPAGSGPSAPPPCSAAVSSGGSMPGGTACPLPTVQIKEEALDDAEEPESPPPLPRSPSPEPTVVDTPSHASQSARFYKHLDRGYNSCARADLYFMPLAGSKLAKKREEAVEKAKREAEQKAREEREREKEKEKEREREREAERAAQKASGSVHEGRLSDPQLSGPGHMRPSFEPPPTTIAAVPPYIGPDTPALRTLSEYARPHVMSPTNRNHPFYMPLNPTDPLLAYHMPGLYNVDPTIRERELREREIREREIRERELRERMKPGFEVKPPELDPLHPATNPMEHFARHSALTMPPTAGPHPFAAFHPGLNPLERERLALAGPQLRPEMSYPDRLAAERIHAERMASLTGDPLARLQMFNVTPHHHQHSHIHSHLHLHQQDPLHQGSAGPVHPLVDPLTAGPHLARFPYPPGTLPNPLLGQPPHEHEMLRHPVFGTPYPRDLPGAIPPPMSAAHQLQAMHAQSAELQRLAMEQQWLHGHPHMHGGHLPSQEDYYSRLKKEGDKQL
- the RERE gene encoding arginine-glutamic acid dipeptide repeats protein isoform X3; amino-acid sequence: MTADKDRDKDKEKDRDRDRDREREKRDKARESESSRPRRSCTLEGGAKNYAESDHSEDEDNDNSATTEESTKKNKKKPPKKKSRYERTDTGEITSYVTEDDVVYRPGDCVYIESRRPNTPYFICSIQDFKLVHNSQACCRSPTPALCDPPACSLPVASQPPQHLSEAGRGPVGSKRDHLLMNVKWYYRQSEVPDSVYQHLVQDRHNENDSGRELVITDPVIKNRELFISDYVDTYHAAALRGKCNISHFSDIFAAREFKARVDSFFYILGYNPETRRLNSTQGEIRVGPSHQAKLPDLQPFPSPDGDTVTQHEELVWMPGVNDCDLLMYLRAARSMAAFAGMCDGGSTEDGCVAASRDDTTLNALNTLHESGYDAGKALQRLVKKPVPKLIEKCWTEDEVKRFVKGLRQYGKNFFRIRKELLPNKETGELITFYYYWKKTPEAASSRAHRRHRRQAVFRRIKTRTASTPVNTPSRPPSSEFLDLSSASEDDFDSEDSEQELKGYACRHCFTTTSKDWHHGGRENILLCTDCRIHFKKYGELPPIEKPVDPPPFMFKPVKEEDDGLSGKHSMRTRRSRGSMSTLRSGRKKQPASPDGHTSPINEDIRSSGRNSPSAASTSSNDSKAETVKKSAKKVKEEASSPLKSTKRQREKVASDTEEADRTSSKKTKTQEISRPNSPSEGEGESSDSRSVNDEGSSDPKDIDQDNRSTSPSIPSPQDNESDSDSSAQQQMLQAQPPALQAPNAAAPAPSTAAPGASQLPTPGPLASASAGPPQGSPSASQTPSQPQAPAAPHTHIQQAPTLHPQRLPSPHAPLQPLTGSAGQTSGPPHSQPPLHSQGPPGPHSLQPLLQHPGPSQPFGLPPAASQATAHPHASLQPPATQSALQPQQPPREQPLPPAPLAMPHIKPPPTTPIPQLPAPQAHKHPPHLSGPSPFSMNANLPPPPALKPLSSLSTHHPPSAHPPPLQLMPQSQPLPSSPAQPPVLTQSQSLPPAAAHGPAGLHPGPPQPPFAQHPFVPGGPPPITPPTCPSTSTPPAGSGPSAPPPCSAAVSSGGSMPGGTACPLPTVQIKEEALDDAEEPESPPPLPRSPSPEPTVVDTPSHASQSARFYKHLDRGYNSCARADLYFMPLAGSKLAKKREEAVEKAKREAEQKAREEREREKEKEKEREREREAERAAQKASGSVHEGRLSDPQLSGPGHMRPSFEPPPTTIAAVPPYIGPDTPALRTLSEYARPHVMSPTNRNHPFYMPLNPTDPLLAYHMPGLYNVDPTIRERELREREIREREIRERELRERMKPGFEVKPPELDPLHPATNPMEHFARHSALTMPPTAGPHPFAAFHPGLNPLERERLALAGPQLRPEMSYPDRLAAERIHAERMASLTGDPLARLQMFNVTPHHHQHSHIHSHLHLHQQDPLHQGSAGPVHPLVDPLTAGPHLARFPYPPGTLPNPLLGQPPHEHEMLRHPVFGTPYPRDLPGAIPPPMSAAHQLQAMHAQSAELQRLAMEQQWLHGHPHMHGGHLPSQEDYYSRLKKEGDKQL
- the RERE gene encoding arginine-glutamic acid dipeptide repeats protein isoform X1 yields the protein MTADKDRDKDKEKDRDRDRDREREKRDKARESESSRPRRSCTLEGGAKNYAESDHSEDEDNDNSATTEESTKKNKKKPPKKKSRYERTDTGEITSYVTEDDVVYRPGDCVYIESRRPNTPYFICSIQDFKLVHNSQACCRSPTPALCDPPACSLPVASQPPQHLSEAGRGPVGSKRDHLLMNVKWYYRQSEVPDSVYQHLVQDRHNENDSGRELVITDPVIKNRELFISDYVDTYHAAALRGKCNISHFSDIFAAREFKARVDSFFYILGYNPETRRLNSTQGEIRVGPSHQAKLPDLQPFPSPDGDTVTQHEELVWMPGVNDCDLLMYLRAARSMAAFAGMCDGGSTEDGCVAASRDDTTLNALNTLHESGYDAGKALQRLVKKPVPKLIEKCWTEDEVKRFVKGLRQYGKNFFRIRKELLPNKETGELITFYYYWKKTPEAASSRAHRRHRRQAVFRRIKTRTASTPVNTPSRPPSSEFLDLSSASEDDFDSEDSEQELKGYACRHCFTTTSKDWHHGGRENILLCTDCRIHFKKYGELPPIEKPVDPPPFMFKPVKEEDDGLSGKHSMRTRRSRGSSLVLGRQMSTLRSGRKKQPASPDGHTSPINEDIRSSGRNSPSAASTSSNDSKAETVKKSAKKVKEEASSPLKSTKRQREKVASDTEEADRTSSKKTKTQEISRPNSPSEGEGESSDSRSVNDEGSSDPKDIDQDNRSTSPSIPSPQDNESDSDSSAQQQMLQAQPPALQAPNAAAPAPSTAAPGASQLPTPGPLASASAGPPQGSPSASQTPSQPQAPAAPHTHIQQAPTLHPQRLPSPHAPLQPLTGSAGQTSGPPHSQPPLHSQGPPGPHSLQPLLQHPGPSQPFGLPPAASQATAHPHASLQPPATQSALQPQQPPREQPLPPAPLAMPHIKPPPTTPIPQLPAPQAHKHPPHLSGPSPFSMNANLPPPPALKPLSSLSTHHPPSAHPPPLQLMPQSQPLPSSPAQPPVLTQSQSLPPAAAHGPAGLHPGPPQPPFAQHPFVPGGPPPITPPTCPSTSTPPAGSGPSAPPPCSAAVSSGGSMPGGTACPLPTVQIKEEALDDAEEPESPPPLPRSPSPEPTVVDTPSHASQSARFYKHLDRGYNSCARADLYFMPLAGSKLAKKREEAVEKAKREAEQKAREEREREKEKEKEREREREAERAAQKASGSVHEGRLSDPQLSGPGHMRPSFEPPPTTIAAVPPYIGPDTPALRTLSEYARPHVMSPTNRNHPFYMPLNPTDPLLAYHMPGLYNVDPTIRERELREREIREREIRERELRERMKPGFEVKPPELDPLHPATNPMEHFARHSALTMPPTAGPHPFAAFHPGLNPLERERLALAGPQLRPEMSYPDRLAAERIHAERMASLTGDPLARLQMFNVTPHHHQHSHIHSHLHLHQQDPLHQGSAGPVHPLVDPLTAGPHLARFPYPPGTLPNPLLGQPPHEHEMLRHPVFGTPYPRDLPGAIPPPMSAAHQLQAMHAQSAELQRLAMEQQWLHGHPHMHGGHLPSQEDYYSRLKKEGDKQL